The window TTTTTAAGGGGATAGAGTCTGCTACAGATTCAGGCGGTAAAGAAGACGGATTTAATAATTGTAATTGATGAGTTTTAGGGTTAATTTTAACATCAAAATTCCTTAAAAAATCCATTCCTAAAACCCCATATAATTCCTCTGGAATTACAGTAGTTGAAAATTCTAATCCTTGCAATTCTTCCACACGAACTTGATTAATCACCAAGGGGGGTAAGTGATGCAAAATTGCATTCATATTCGGACAATCATCCCCCGCCACCGCATAATCTAATCCTTCATTAGAAATCGGTTCCCCTTTTAAACCTAACTGTTGAACCAGGGCGGTGGTAATCATCGTAGTAGATGCACCCGTATCTAATAAAAAGCTACCTGATTTTCCCCCAATGGAAAGTTGCAGGGTAAACACTTGACTTCCTTCTAACAATTGCAGGGGAATCGTGGTTTGCCCAACGGTTTTTGGAGGCGGTAAATTTAAACCCTGGAGTTTCACAATGGCATTGACAGAAAAAACGTTTAATAACATTGTAGTCTGAGAACCCAAATCAGTACGGACTAATGAAGGTTCTAAATTTGGAGAATCAGTCAGGGTTGGGTTTGCCAAACTTTTAGCACCCCAAGGAAAAAGCCAAACTAAAACCACCATTAGGGAAGTCACGCCTTTCATTCGTTATAAAGTTCCTGATAACAAGTATCAGACATTTCAAAATTAGCAGTAACACTTTGTACATCATCCAAATCATCTAAGGCATTCATTAATTTCATTAAAGATCTGGCTTTTTCCACATCATCAACTTCAATAATATTATTCGGAATCTAACGCCATTCAGCCTCCACAACGTTAAATCCTTGTTCTTTTAACACCTGGGCTAAATGTTCTAAATTCGGGATAGCGGTAGACACTTCCGCCCCATCGGTATCATTAACCGGGGTTAATTCATAGGATTCCGCTTCCCCTTCTACCAAGGCTTCCAGGAGTTTTTCTTCATCAATTGGCCCTGCTAAGGTGACAACGCCTTTCTGGTCAAACATCCAACTCACAC is drawn from Planktothrix sp. FACHB-1365 and contains these coding sequences:
- a CDS encoding retropepsin-like aspartic protease produces the protein MKGVTSLMVVLVWLFPWGAKSLANPTLTDSPNLEPSLVRTDLGSQTTMLLNVFSVNAIVKLQGLNLPPPKTVGQTTIPLQLLEGSQVFTLQLSIGGKSGSFLLDTGASTTMITTALVQQLGLKGEPISNEGLDYAVAGDDCPNMNAILHHLPPLVINQVRVEELQGLEFSTTVIPEELYGVLGMDFLRNFDVKINPKTHQLQLLNPSSLPPESVADSIPLKSRLGVMLAEVEINGKGPFTFLLDTGADTIFISEQLANQLNLEEATRQDIQVQGFCGLEDAERSRLEQVSLKDYHQNNLEAVILSSPVLDLLQVDGIIGQSFLNQYQQYWRFNSPAQSGDFQGSLLLVPVQ